In Cydia splendana chromosome 3, ilCydSple1.2, whole genome shotgun sequence, one DNA window encodes the following:
- the LOC134806382 gene encoding teneurin-m isoform X2: protein MHELITPSVDTFSVVHGVSEGEEDRGNVHVSSVSVDNTGVLTDVELKSTTNIELGTTTDIPLNIKTTTLNNPPADNTETNNPTTETTTEANNPIEAITEVNHTVEASTETNKQYTSTDVVNVVTNEPDSLINIPPEIAPKTKIDHDNIAYEPEAMQSDALSSVLWRGLQRVKYLKLESQLEEVNEELHIKINEPEDIVNKLEKFHYDTERNEDQIVKTSTITAVPVTTARPTISETKTKITTISSSSEINKAPEKHVMISTEPSLSVTNFNNPIDSNSTDNIDAEGTTVNFAESKTPEIPNSKHVMINLTISADGADNSAYKPLYSLTVKVPTDGESNELPSVRITPVDVAPTESTFNNPRTIESTLKPVTSAPPKTIFEGGTCECTCPVCDGSGDGSYDDYYDKPTTDKSVFEETSKTTDIFSTLNYNTTEATTEGATSTYETTSEEASTLTDLTDSTTDLTTETATECPTTTEAPKCVCPKVTPPPILILEGARTFPAQSFPPDGTTFKQINLGEKLSEEIPPYSYWNMQFYQSEASYVKFDYMIPRGASIGVYARRNALPTHTQYHFLEVLSGFKARSTRASHPSVKKEVTHYMEQGHWFLSLYNDDGDPREISFIAAVAEDMTHNCPNGCSGKGECLMGHCQCQPGFGGDDCSESVCPVLCSQRGEYINGECQCNPGWKGKECSLRHDECEVPDCNGHGHCVNGKCSCVRGYKGKFCAEVDCPHPTCSGHGFCIEGACVCKKGWKGLDCATMDKDALQCLPDCSGHGTFDVDTQTCTCHARWSGEDCSKEVCDLDCGPHGRCVGESCVCDPGWTGEFCTSKLCDARCSDHGQCKNGTCLCVSGWNGRHCTLEGCPRGCAGHGQCRVANDGHWECKCFDGWDGPDCTTLKEQICDDGKDNDKDGLVDCEDPECCQSVACKGSQLCVSSPKPTDILLRKQPPAITASFFERMKFLIDEGSLQNYAKQETFNESRSAVIRGRVVTSLGSGLVGVRVSTSTPLEGFTLTRDDGWFDLLVNGGGAVTLHFGRAPFKRSSQVVFVPWNEVVIIDSVVMTTADEKGGSGPPQACLAHDYDAMKPVVLATWKHGFQGACPDKSAILAESQVVQESLQIPGTGLNLVYHSSRAAGYLSTIQLQLTPEKVPPTLALIHLRITIEGILFEKTFEADPVIKFTYPWNRLNVYRQRVYGVTTALVKVGYQYTDCKDIIWNVQTTKLSGHDMSISDVGGWNLDIHHRYNFHEGILQKGDGTNTYLKHKPRLIITAMGDGRQRGLECAECWGAARRQRLLAPVALAADPAGALYVGDFNLVRKIKPDGEVVTLVKLNATRVSYRYHMALSPLDGTLYISDPESHQIIKVRNTEDYSDPEHNWETVVGSGERCLPGDEAHCGDGALARDAKLAYPKGVAVSIDNVLYFADGTNIRMVDRDGIITTVIGNHMHRAHWKPIPCEGTLSVEEVHLRWPTELAINPLDNSLHIIDDHMILQMAPDGRVKVIAGRPLHCPSPLTGYDMELATYATLVMPQSIAFGAAGDLYVAESDSQRINRVRLITTDGKISLYAGAESKCNCLERGCDCFEADHFLASNSKFNTISAVIVSPDGIVHIADQANYRIRSVMASIPDASGSREYEIYSPDTQEVYVFNRFGQHIMTKNILTGENNYVFTYNVNTSNGKLSTVTDAAGNKVFLLRDYASQVNSIENTKGQKCRLKMSRMKMLQELRTPDNFNVTFDYHGTTGLLKAKYDSTGRSYIYKYDEFGRLTSAVTPTGRIINLTFDLSLKGATVLVSENNKRPISILIKGSSVNTKVGEAEKKTIISTDGSISTSMPWGHVISTDTVPYTILSEIDPILGESYPVPAKQRTEVGGDLANRFEWRYFLRRLQSNKGKSSKAVAQIGRKLRVNGENLLTLEYDRDSSTVAVFMDDKVELLNVTYDRTARPVKWGPRNGIFAEVELEYDRFSRLTSWRWGDLNETYGFDRAGRLHEIKYGDGSSLAYSFRDMFTSLPLKVTTPRGSDYLLDYDDSGALQNLTTPRGHIHTFALMTSLGYFKYQYFSPMNRHPYEILYNDDGHILAKIFPHQSGKILYVYDQAGKLETILAGASAIRYVYHENTHLVKNVEITDPDYDLKQDYKYHAGILKDEKMKFNSKSGLNNAHFKYQYDGNARLSTIDVNINSKEMPQLRLKYNQNLGTLEGVSDLRIYRNTFNRSVMQDTSKQYFTITDYDDHGRIKTVLMNIKSFDVFRLELEYDARNRIKSKKMLIGDTSSSERISYNFDGHLMEVVGSEDDWKYVYDENGNVIGVIEHGEKRYLGYDIGDRVVQYGDIEFSSYDGRGFVIRRGEQKYRYNSRGQFVHAFERDKFQMWYYYDNRNRLVAWKDDKNNVTQFFYTNPQTPNLITHMHYPKTEKTVRFLYDQRNFLTCIETEDQRFYVATDHNGSPLVVFDVNGEIIKEIKRSPFGKIIKDTNPGFYVPVDFHGGIFDYNTNLVYLDNRLYDPIVGQWMTPSWEHLATKLSLPTDIFIYRFKNNDPINKNQNVPYMTNLGSWLELYGYDLSKMMGSRYITDMIFQPITSVTAPHLAPDFGVMSGLQCIIEKVNDKLSDIDFVPTPLLKMEPITRNLLPRVSYKRGVFGSGVLISRVDGRAYISVADGANSVVEDVITTVFNNSYFLDVHFSIHDQDVFYFVKDNSLKIRDDMEELRRLSGKFNVSQDETNDQGLEVRVHAVGKGSAQAVIVLRYGVEPAAERLKLLKHAHKRAAARAWEREKALVAAGWEGRGVWTEEEKEELISHGVVDGWAAKDVHSVSRYPQLADDPANIVFVRDGRRKRRKSGRSRHRS from the exons ATGCATGAGCTAATCACGCCTTCTGTGGACACCTTTAGTGTAGTGCATGGTGTATCTGAAGGCGAAGAAGACCGGGGCAACGTTCATGTGTCTAGTGTAAGTGTAGATAACACTGGTGTGCTAACCGATGTAGAGCTTAAATCCACAACCAACATTGAACTTGGAACGACAACCGACATACCGCTTAATATTAAAACAACGACGCTTAATAACCCTCCTGCGGACAATACTGAAACTAATAACCCAACTACAGAAACGACTACTGAGGCTAATAATCCTATAGAAGCAATAACGGAAGTTAATCATACCGTGGAAGCTAGTACTGAAACTAACAAACAGTACACTAGTACTGATGTGGTGAACGTAGTAACTAACGAGCCTGATTCACTCATTAATATACCGCCAGAGATTGCGCCAAAAACAAAAATCGATCATGATAATATCGCTTATGAACCTGAAGCCATGCAAAGTGATGCACTTTCATCCGTTTTGTGGCGAGGATTGCAAAGagttaaatatttaaagttaGAATCACAATTAGAAGAAGTGAACGAGGAACTGCATATTAAAATCAATGAACCTGAAGATATTGTTAATAAACTTGAGAAATTCCATTATGATACTGAACGGAATGAAGACCAGATTGTTAAAACATCAACTATAACTGCAGTACCAGTAACAACTGCAAGGCCAACCATTTCAGAAAccaaaactaaaataactacCATATCTTCGTCAAGTGAAATTAATAAAGCACCTGAAAAGCATGTTATGATTTCCACGGAACCATCACTGAGTGTTACTAATTTTAACAACCCAATAGATAGTAATTCAACTGATAACATAGATGCCGAAGGAACTACTGTAAATTTTGCCGAATCCAAAACCCCGGAAATACCTAACTCAAAACATGTTATGATTAATCTTACAATATCGGCCGATGGCGCAGACAACTCTGCTTACAAACCGCTTTATTCGTTGACAGTGAAAGTACCTACAGATGGCGAAAGCAATGAGTTACCAAGTGTTCGCATAACTCCCGTAGATGTGGCACCAACCGAATCGACTTTCAACAACCCGAGAACAATAGAATCAACATTGAAACCAGTGACATCAGCACCACCTAAAACTATTTTTGAAGGAGGAACTTGTGaatgcacttgtccggtttgcGATGGGTCCGGAGACGGCTCATATGACGATTATTATGATAAACCGACTACGGATAAGTCAGTATTCGAAGAGACTTCAAAAACTACAGATATCTTCTCAACCTTAAATTATAATACGACCGAAGCGACTACAGAAGGTGCAACGTCAACCTATGAAACAACCAGCGAAGAGGCATCAACGCTGACTGACTTGACTGACTCCACAACTGACCTCACCACGGAAACAGCAACCGAATGCCCGACCACCACTGAAGCACCGAAATGTGTATGTCCAAAGGTTACTCCACCACCCATACTTATCTTGGAAG GTGCGCGAACATTCCCCGCACAGTCGTTCCCGCCAGACGGGACGACATTCAAACAAATTAACTTAGGTGAAAAATTATCAGAAGAAATCCCTCCATATAGTTACTGGAATATGCAGTTTTATCAGTCAGAAGCTTCTTACGTCAAGTTCGACTACATGATACCTCGGGGAGCTTCAATTGGCGTGTATGCGAGGCGAAATGCTTTGCCCACTCATACGCAATACCACTTCCTTGAAGTCCTTAGCGGTTTCAAGGCGAGATCCACGAGAGCTTCACAT ccaTCCGTAAAGAAAGAAGTAACGCATTACATGGAGCAAGGCCACTGGTTCCTATCGCTTTACAACGACGACGGCGATCCCAGGGAAATATCCTTCATCGCGGCGGTGGCTGAAGACATGACCCATAATTGCCCTAACGGCTGCTCAGGCAAGGGTGAGTGCCTTATGGGCCATTGCCAATGTCAGCCAGGATTTGGAGGAGACGACTGTAGCGAGA GTGTATGTCCAGTTCTATGCAGTCAACGCGGCGAATACATCAACGGTGAATGCCAGTGCAACCCCGGCTGGAAGGGCAAAGAGTGCTCCCTCCGACACGACGAGTGCGAAGTGCCCGACTGCAACGGCCACGGCCACTGCGTGAACGGGAAGTGTTCTTGTGTGAGGGGATACAAGGGGAAATTCTGCGCCGAAGTCGACTGCCCACACCCGACCTGCTCGGGCCATGGGTTCTGCATCGAAGGGGCCTGTGTCTGCAAGAAAGGGTGGAAAGGACTGGACTGTGCGACTATGGACAAGGACGCGCTTCAGTGTCTGCCGGACTGCTCTGGCCATGGGACCTTTGATGTTGACACGCAAACTTGTACGTGCCATGCTAGGTGGTCGGGCGAGGACTGCTCCAAAG AGGTGTGCGACCTCGACTGCGGCCCGCACGGCAGATGTGTGGGAGAGTCATGTGTCTGTGACCCCGGCTGGACCGGCGAATTCTGCACGTCTAAACTCTGCGATGCGCGCTGCAGCGACCACGGACAATGCAAGAATGGAACCTGCCTCTGCGTGTCTGGCTGGAACGGGAGACATTGCACGCTGGAGGGCTGTCCACGAGGCTGTGCCGGCCACGGCCAGTGCCGAGTGGCCAATGATGGCCACTGGGAGTGCAAATGTTTCGACGGCTGGGACGGTCCCGACTGCACAACGCTGAAAGAGCAGATTTGTGATGATGGAAAGGATAATGATAAAG ATGGCCTTGTGGACTGCGAAGACCCGGAATGCTGTCAATCCGTCGCCTGCAAGGGAAGCCAGCTCTGCGTGTCGTCTCCCAAGCCCACCGACATCCTGCTGCGGAAGCAGCCGCCCGCCATCACGGCTTCCTTCTTCGAGAGGATGAAGTTCCTCATCGACGAAGGTAGTCTGCAGAACTATGCCAAACAGGAGACCTTTAATGAGAG CCGTTCAGCGGTGATCCGAGGCCGTGTGGTCACCTCGTTGGGCTCCGGGCTGGTGGGCGTGAGGGTGTCCACGTCCACGCCGCTGGAGGGCTTCACGCTCACGCGGGACGACGGCTGGTTCGACCTGCTCGTGAACGGCGGTGGCGCGGTCACCCTACACTTTGGACGGGCGCCGTTCAAGCGCTCTTCGCAAGTTGTCTTCGTGCCTTGGAATGAG GTTGTGATAATCGACTCGGTGGTGATGACGACGGCGGACGAGAAGGGCGGGTCGGGCCCGCCGCAGGCGTGCCTGGCGCACGACTACGACGCCATGAAGCCCGTGGTGCTCGCCACGTGGAAGCACGGCTTCCAGGGCGCCTGTCCCGACAAGAGCGCCATACTCGCCGAGTCACAG GTCGTTCAAGAAAGTCTCCAAATCCCCGGCACAGGCTTAAACCTGGTATACCACAGCTCTCGGGCTGCTGGCTATTTATCCACCATCCAACTTCAGTTGACGCCCGAAAAAGTACCCCCAACTTTAGCCCTCATCCATCTGAGAATCACGATCGAGGGCATCCTGTTCGAAAAGACGTTCGAAGCCGATCCCGTCATCAAATTCACGTATCCGTGGAACCGGCTAAACGTGTATCGACAAAGAGTGTATGGAGTCACCACGGCGCTGGTGAAAGTTGGCTACCAATACACAGATTGCAAGGACATCATCTGGAACGTGCAAACGACGAAACTGAGCGGGCACGATATGAGCATATCTGACGTCGGCGGCTGGAATCTCGATATTCATCACAGATACAACTTCCATGAAG GTATCCTGCAGAAGGGCGACGGCACGAACACGTACCTGAAGCACAAGCCGCGGCTGATCATCACGGCCATGGGCGACGGGCGGCAGCGCGGGCTGGAGTGCGCGGAGTGCtggggcgcggcgcggcggcagcGCCTGCTGGCGCCCGTGGCGCTGGCGGCCGACCCTGCCGGCGCGCTGTACGTCGGCGACTTCAACCTCGTGCGCAAGATCAAGCCCGACGGCGAGGTCGTGACCCTCGTCAAACTCAA CGCCACTCGAGTTTCCTACCGGTACCACATGGCCCTGTCCCCGCTCGACGGCACGCTGTACATCTCCGACCCCGAATCCCATCAGATCATTAAAGTCCGCAACACCGAGGACTACAGCGACCCCGAGCACAACTGGGAGACGGTGGTCGGCTCCGGCGAGAGATGTCTGCCTGGAGACGAGGCCCACTGCGGCGACGGTGCTCTAGCCCGAGATGCCAAGCTGGCCTACCCGAAAGGAGTGGCGGTATCCATTGACAACGTCCTATACTTCGCCGACGGAACTAACATTCGCATGGTCGACAGAGATGGCATCATCACTACGGTCATCGGCAATCACATGCACAGAGCGCACTGGAAACCGATCCCTTGCGAAGGAACCTTAAGCGTAGAGGAAGTCCATCTGAGGTGGCCTACAGAACTCGCCATCAATCCTTTGGACAACAGCCTCCATATTATCGACGATCATATGATTCTACAGATGGCTCCGGATGGCAGGGTTAAAGTGATCGCTGGACGTCCCCTGCACTGCCCATCGCCGTTGACCGGCTACGATATGGAACTGGCGACTTATGCTACTTTGGTGATGCCGCAGAGCATTGCCTTTGGAGCTGCCGGTGACTTGTACGTAGCTGAAAGTGATTCTCAGAGAATAAATAGAGTGCGTCTGATAACTACTGATGGCAAAATCTCCCTTTATGCTGGCGCGGAATCTAAGTGCAACTGTTTGGAACGCGGCTGCGATTGCTTCGAGGCCGATCATTTCCTAGCTTCCAATTCCAAGTTCAATACGATCTCAGCCGTGATTGTGAGCCCGGACGGTATCGTGCACATAGCAGACCAGGCAAACTATAGAATTCGATCAGTCATGGCCAGTATACCTGACGCCAGTGGATCGAGAGAGTATGAGATATATTCACCCGATACGCAGGAAGTTTACGTTTTCAACAGATTCGGTCAGCACATCATGACAAAGAACATTCTGACCGGCGAAAATAACTATGTGTTCACTTACAACGTAAATACCAGCAACGGCAAGTTGAGCACAGTTACCGACGCGGCCGGTAACAAAGTCTTCCTCTTACGTGATTATGCCAGCCAAGTCAATTCGATAGAGAACACCAAGGGACAGAAATGCAGACTCAAAATGTCCAGAATGAAAATGTTACAAGAATTACGAACACCCGACAATTTCAATGTAACCTTCGACTATCACGGTACCACTGGATTACTTAAGGCTAAATACGATAGCACTGGACGTAGCTACATCTACAAGTATGATGAGTTCGGTAGACTAACTTCAGCCGTTACCCCGACCGGCAGAATCATCAACTTGACCTTCGACCTGAGCCTTAAAGGCGCCACAGTTCTGGTGAGCGAAAACAATAAGAGACCCATTTCTATTCTCATTAAGGGTTCTTCTGTTAACACTAAGGTCGGAGAAGCAGAAAAGAAGACGATCATTTCTACGGACGGTAGCATCTCCACCAGTATGCCGTGGGGACATGTCATTTCAACGGACACAGTTCCGTACACAATTCTCTCCGAAATAGATCCCATTTTGGGCGAAAGCTACCCCGTGCCCGCGAAGCAGAGAACTGAAGTTGGCGGTGATTTAGCAAACCGATTTGAATGGAGATACTTCTTGCGCAGATTGCAATCTAACAAGGGAAAGAGCAGCAAAGCCGTGGCTCAGATCGGTCGCAAGCTGAGAGTGAACGGTGAGAACCTTCTGACGCTCGAATACGATAGAGACTCCTCCACTGTAGCCGTGTTCATGGATGATAAGGTGGAGTTACTGAACGTCACGTACGATAGAACTGCGAGGCCCGTGAAGTGGGGACCGCGGAATGGTATCTTCGCCGAGGTTGAACTGGAGTATGACAGATTCAGCCGACTCACCAGTTGGAGATGGGGCGATCTAAATGAAACCTACGGTTTCGACCGAGCTGGCCGATTGCACGAGATCAAATACGGTGACGGGTCGTCCTTGGCCTATTCCTTCAGGGACATGTTTACAAGTCTTCCACTGAAGGTCACGACTCCTAGAGGCAGCGATTATCTGTTAGACTACGACGACTCTGGCGCGCTCCAGAACTTGACCACGCCAAGAGGACACATCCACACCTTCGCACTGATGACTTCGCTAGGCTATTTCAAGTACCAATATTTCTCGCCGATGAACAGACATCCTTATGAAATCCTATACAACGATGACGGACACATTTTGGCTAAGATCTTCCCGCACCAATCTGGTAAGATATTGTACGTGTACGACCAGGCGGGCAAGTTGGAGACGATATTGGCTGGCGCGTCCGCTATCCGCTACGTGTACCACGAAAATACTCACCTGGTGAAGAATGTCGAAATAACGGACCCCGATTACGATCTCAAACAGGACTATAAGTACCACGCCGGCATTCTCAAAGACGAGAAGATGAAATTCAACTCCAAGAGTGGCCTTAACAATGCCCACTTCAAATATCAATATGATGGCAACGCCAGGCTTTCAACGATTGACGTTAACATTAACAGCAAGGAAATGCCCCAGTTGAGACTGAAGTACAACCAAAATTTGGGTACCTTAGAAGGAGTAAGCGACTTGAGGATCTACAGGAACACATTCAATCGATCCGTCATGCAAGACACGAGCAAGCAATACTTCACCATCACCGACTACGACGACCACGGCAGAATAAAAACGGTGCTCATGAATATTAAATCATTCGATGTCTTCCGCCTCGAACTTGAATACGATGCCAGAAACAGAATCAAGTCTAAAAAGATGCTGATCGGCGATACGTCTTCCAGCGAACGAATCAGTTACAACTTCGACGGACATCTCATGGAAGTGGTCGGCTCCGAAGACGATTGGAAATACGTTTACGATGAGAACGGTAACGTCATTGGTGTGATCGAGCACGGAGAGAAACGGTACCTGGGCTACGATATCGGTGATAGGGTCGTCCAGTACGGCGACATTGAGTTCAGCAGCTACGACGGCCGAGGCTTCGTTATTAGGAGGGGAGAACAGAAATACCGCTACAATTCCCGAGGACAGTTCGTGCATGCCTTCGAAAGGGACAAATTCCAGATGTGGTACTACTACGATAACAGAAACCGTCTGGTCGCCTGGAAGGACGATAAGAATAACGTCACCCAATTCTTCTACACCAATCCTCAAACTCCTAATCTGATCACACACATGCACTATCCTAAAACCGAGAAGACCGTGAGGTTCCTGTACGACCAGCGAAACTTCCTTACTTGCATAGAAACGGAAGACCAGAGGTTCTATGTTGCCACAGACCACAACGGCTCGCCGCTCGTAGTGTTCGACGTCAACGGTGAAATCATAAAAGAAATCAAACGCAGCCCCTTCGGAAAGATAATCAAAGACACCAACCCCGGTTTCTACGTGCCCGTAGACTTCCACGGcggtatatttgattacaacACGAATCTGGTATATCTCGACAACAGGCTGtacgacccgatagtcgggcAATGGATGACGCCGAGCTGGGAGCACCTGGCGACCAAACTCAGTCTTCCAACGGATATTTTTATCTACAGATTTAAGAACAACGATCCGATAAATAAGAACCAGAACGTACCGTACATGACGAACCTGGGCAGCTGGCTGGAACTGTACGGCTACGACTTGAGCAAGATGATGGGATCGAGGTACATCACCGACATGATCTTCCAACCGATAACTTCCGTGACGGCGCCGCATTTGGCGCCCGATTTCGGTGTGATGTCTGGTCTTCAGTGCATCATTGAGAAG GTGAACGACAAACTGTCGGACATCGACTTCGTGCCGACGCCGCTCCTGAAGATGGAGCCGATCACGCGCAACCTGCTGCCGCGCGTGTCGTACAAGCGCGGCGTGTTCGGGTCCGGCGTGCTGATCTCGCGCGTGGACGGCCGCGCCTACATCAGCGTCGCCGACGGCGCCAATAGCGTCGTCGAGGACGTCATCACCACCGTCTTCAACAACTCTTACTTCCTCGACGTACACTTCAGCATACACGATCAGGACGTCTTCTACTTCGTCAAAGATAATTCGCTGAAGATCAGAGATGATATGGAGGAGCTGAGACGGTTGTCTGGGAAGTTCAACGTGTCGCAGGATGAAACGAATGATCAAGGCTTAGag GTTCGAGTGCACGCGGTGGGCAAAGGGTCGGCGCAAGCGGTGATCGTGCTGCGCTACGGCGTGGAGCCGGCGGCGGAGCGGCTGAAGCTGCTGAAGCACGCGCACaagcgggcggcggcgcgcgcctgGGAGCGCGAGAAGGCGCTGGTGGCGGCCGGCTGGGAGGGCCGCGGCGTCTGGACCGAGGAGGAGAAGGAGGAGCTCATCTCGCACGGCGTCGTCGACGGCTGGGCCGCCAAGGACGTGCACTCCGTCTCCAGGTACCCGCAGCTGGCCGACGACCCCGCCAACATCGTCTTCGTGCGCGACGGCCGGCGGAAACGGAGAAAGAGCGGCCGCTCGCGCCACCGCTCGTGA